From the Pseudorasbora parva isolate DD20220531a chromosome 2, ASM2467924v1, whole genome shotgun sequence genome, the window TGttctagggctgcacgttttcaagtttttcattaaccgttaaccgaggcccttagcggttaatacttggttaaccatagtgtgcgtcagggttatttttagcttattaatttgacgaccgccatctccgtagtgaacgcgcctatagagagaaatgcacatcatggactacacaatcagagagtagcctatttcttttcgttttaaattgttaaaagacatttcaagtttcttaagatctatttcatgtctgcgaggcgtacgctgagtttcgttaaattaggatgagatgcgctccagttcacgagcaatgcgagtggccgcgagggcgcctgcatgattagggcatgtagtaaaatatgcagccgagaatgattcacacagacaagcgtttgactcgcgcggctgctgagcctctcccggcagagagttcaagcatctgtggactcgtcccttcagctctggccatcttgctttcagtccgcgattagcttttttgttttcttcattacagttaaagtaacgtctgcttttctctagtcattcacaagtttctcacttcaaactttctttcttctgctccgttatgcacagcgcgcgcggctcgtgctctgccctaatgcgacttttagtccagtgcgacgtatgttattttcctcttcatgacgcatattttgactgatgcgactcatactccggagcaacttatagcctgaaaaatgcggtaagcactgcattgcaatacttgcattttgccccgtcactctcatttttaaagtgctccacgctttctttgcccgcttagaaagctggtcatgacttcttcttgtggatattacaaatgtctggcagcgctctggcggtctctaggggtgcaaacatatattacaactaaattcaaggcacgtcattgacgccacttaaccgagcaaaatgtttcactcggttacgcaatttttaacggttaatcggtcaatcggttaaccatggacactcCATTTACAGAAATAAAGAGGTTTTCTGTTGAAATAAAAATCAGGATTATACCAAATCGGGGGGAAAATGCAAGGatccattgtaaaaaaaaataaaaaaattcccaCCAAGTAGTAAGGgttgaagattttttttatttttaaaacaatagtttttttaattgatgttccaataaaagaaaaacaatttaatgtaatattattacTATCGTATTGTTCCAAATCATATCAAGCATCAAAATCTGAATTATGCTGCATCTACCTAATAAGAAATTGTAACTGATTTGCCAAATAATACGCAAACAAAATTGGAGCATCTAAGCCTCTctgtaacttatttttttgcaaagTAGATAAAGTAGTTATACCTGTCTTGTTTTTCCAATAAAACTCAGATATAATTGGATTTAGTGACTGAAACCATTTAGAAGGCAGCTCAAAAGGgttcattgaaaataataattcatctgacggagaattttaattttaacactTTCTATTTGCCCTATTAAGGAGAGAGGCAAAGTATTCCTATGTTTTAAATCCTtgctattttttattatatcaaAGAGAAGTTTAATTGGGCAATTTCTGTATGTTTTGTTGAGATGACTATGCCCAAGTATTTATGTATAGTGTGTGTATAATGTATAGTGTATGTATAAGTATTTAGTATAAATGATCTTTGACAATTATTGAGGGTAAGGGCTGGCATGGAGGATTCCATGCTTTCAGTGTTAATGGAAATATTGTTGATTTTGTCCAATTTATAGTATAATCTGAAATCTGAGAATACAATGATATATTCTTAAAAAGTTGTTTTAAAGAATTAGGTGGATTCTTGAAGATACAGCAATATGTCATCTGCGTACAAATTGATTAATTATGTTCCATGGTTCCCTTTTGTATTTGCATTTTGGAGGACTGCTGCTGCCAATGGTTTAATGAAAATAGCAAATAACAAAGAAGATAAAGGACACCCTTGTCTAGAACCCCTTGTAATGAAAATCTATGTGATAAGATTCCATTAGTTTTAAAGggactaagcccagttcattcactatggtaccaaacagagatcagaagttagaagtaccaaacacctccacgtttcccctatttaaatacagttacacgagtagttgaacgatcaagtatggtgacaaaataaaacgtggcgcttctctaatcggattaaaaaggagaactataatgtatggcggaatagcacttctgtgAGTACTTCGGcttggcgcagtaaaaagtcccggccgaaacatctttcctcacatctccctattgacagaaatgagagagtgagggggaggtgtgagaaaagatgtttcggccgggactttttactgcgccgagcagaagtgctaatccgccatacattatagttctcctttttaatccgattagagaagcgccacgttttattttgtgtcaccatacttgatcgttcaactattcgtgtaactgtatttaaatagggaaaacgtggaggtgtttgggtacttctaacttgatctgtttggttccatagttaatgaactgggcttagggagctaagctaaatgctatcagatcgtcaccgcgcgtcagagagattaagtgcacgcactgagacgagagagggatgtatcaactcgtcttagttaaggggataacatagtttaatatgaaaaagcggtgaagtaaccctttaactgatcCCTTGGGTTTATTATAAATTGTCTTTATCAACTGTATAAAAGAATTTCCAAATCCAAATTTCTTCAGGACTGCAAAAGGAATTTTCCAGTTAACCCTATCAAAAGCTTTTTCAGCATCTAAAGTTAAAATTATTGCCTGTTTTTGGTTGTGCTGTGATATAtcaattatattaaaaagtaTTCTTAAATTACTTGAAGAGTGGCGACCTTTAATGAATCCAGTTTGATCTTTAGGAatgataattcatattattcatctgaattattgaattgattacatttatatttattatattatttatatttattaaatatttacattacatttaatcatttactagacgcttttatccaaagcgacttacaaaaaggggagacCAATAGAAGCAACacaacaaacaaggccaacaacctgcaagTGCTGTTAGAAGTCTCAGTTAAACAAGAACAGTAcacttctctctttttttccccaaacaaacaaacaaacaaacagaaaatttaattggatagttaagtgctagtctttattggtcaggtgcaattggaaaagatgtctgaagatgttttttgaaaatggaaaatatttgaaatatatattttgacacgcacacacacacacgatggtATTCAGACCCCCATTAGCACTCTGTTATATTgtagccatttgctaaaatcatttaagttaatttttgccttattaatgtacacacagcaccccatactgacagaaaaacacaaaattgttgacatttttcagatttattaaaaaagaaaaactgaactATCACATGGTCCCAAGtattaaataaatagtaaagtaaatcttttttattttttttaggttggCACCAACCTCACAGACCTTATATTTCGGAAGAAGAAGATAACAATACGAGAGTTGGGGGGCTGTATGGGACCCATTTGGCCAAAATACTACTTGGATTGCACATCCGTTATAGTGAGTATCAACAAGTCATGTGATTCAGCAACTCCATTTCATGTTTGTGGTTTTCAAGAGAAAGCAGTCTTCTTGAAATGGGTCCAATGTTAAAACGTTTCACCTGCTTTAGATCCTGTATAAGATCAAAATTTAAGGTTAAAgctaaaatcataaaattacaACATAGTTACATGTGACTCGGGGGAAAATCAAAGGGAAAGAAATATGTTCTATAAATATACACTGCCTGTGTATAATGGCTCGATTAGCAGCAACCACTGGACGTGAAGGTTGTTTTCTGGTTTTCTCTTCATTCCTTTGAGAGTCCTAAAAAAGTGACTATGTACATGTTGCACATCATGACTATGTTCTTGTTTTTTATTCATTGTAGTTTGTGGTGGACTGTGCCAACATTGCCCAGATTTCATCGTCCTGCGTACAGCTGCTGTCCGTTCTCTCCGCAGAGCCGCTTCAGTCTGCTGCTGTACTCGTACTCTTCAACAAGAGGTCAGAAGAGGTCACACTAGTTGCGTTTCCTCCAAAAGTTGCAAATTTAACTTGCGTACAAAATTGGAATGTCgcataaaacatttgcaaagaGAATTTCCATCCCATGTAAACTTGGTGCAAAATATCAGTAATGAAATGGAAGTTGCTGCACTCAGAGGAGAAACACTGTGGCTTTTTTCCTACGTCATAAATGACTTTCATCTCAGAGCGTGCGGACGAAACATAATAAATGCTGTCTTATCTTGGATGCCTTTATGTTTGGGAATGCAAACATGTGAGACACTTCTAGGAGGGAATTAAACAAAATCATTCTGATGACAGACTTTGGCATTTCAGAGCGACCAACATTTGAGATGCAATTGGTCCGCCGGTTAGTCCAGTTATCCAGTTGAGACAAACGTACGCATCAAGATTTATCCGGTAAATGTTTCCGTCAGTTTATGCGCATGTCTAAAAAAATGTATCCGCCTCAATTgagcatttttttaatgcagattttttttaatttatgcacATCTTGGAGTTTCCATCAAGCATGTATTTTATGAGATATCCCAAAATATGTGTCTGGAAACACAGCTACTGTTTCCCTTTTTGATTTAATTCAATAAGTCCAGGACTAAGTCATGCTAAGCCTATCGCTCCTCACTTTCCTTAGGGATCTTCCATGCACGATGTCTCTTGTGGAGCTGAGGTCGTTGTTCAGGATGGACGACGTCATTCGAAACGCGCCTCAGTCAATCACAACACTAGAGATCAGTGGCCGCTCCGGACAGGGCCTTCAGGATGTGCTCGCCTGGCTCTTTTCAAACCGCTCTGATACATGATGGATGTGGATGCGGAGAACTGCGGGTCAC encodes:
- the arl16 gene encoding ADP-ribosylation factor-like protein 16 gives rise to the protein MCLLLGATGVGKTLLLKRLQKLCQLDSHADLGEVPVTLPTVGTNLTDLIFRKKKITIRELGGCMGPIWPKYYLDCTSVIFVVDCANIAQISSSCVQLLSVLSAEPLQSAAVLVLFNKRDLPCTMSLVELRSLFRMDDVIRNAPQSITTLEISGRSGQGLQDVLAWLFSNRSDT